ttacaattttctttgtttttcttccTGACGTAACATACTCAATCGTTTATACTATCTCAATGTTCGTGTATTTGCTTCTCTTTCATACATGGACTCCGAGAACGTGTTTGACATATACAGTGCCCCTGAGGCTCCCGAAGCTCCCTcgagcaagaagaaaacaagcaagaGGCATCCCAGGGAAAGCAGTCAAACGCCTCAAGCCAAGAAAGCCCGCACTGCAGGTCCTCCGGCTGACGGACCCTCAACAAAtgtaacaccacctccttctcctcaCAAGCAGCAAACTCCCCCTGCTCCTGCCGGGTCGACACCATCTCCACCGGCCCCAACCAACCAAACTCAGCAGGCTGGTTCTGCTTCCACAGGGGGTGACATATCGAGTCGCGCCTTAAGACAAGTCAGAGACAGGGTCGCCAAAATTTTGAAGCGCGAacgtgttggaaatgtgccctgaaagcatatgtagtagacactgtttttatgaaataaataaattgaatttgttatgcatatattttatggactgtattattctatgataatattatgtaaatatcaggaaaattcctaagttcatgtatgtaatctcaaacacgtattagtacgggaggattgtgtttgagataaatgaacttgaatagttcgcagtaaaataaagttatggaatctttagattaattactgcaagtacggtccactagtattatgaatacatgtgatctagatccagatcactagtgtggtaggacactttagtagaggtgctttatatattagagaatatatagaactggaccagatatttttattaatacttagttaaataccgtttcgaagtattaattaaatatatcaactgatgatcatatacaaatagttcttaatcctgaagttactatgaactcctgtttatgttatatgagttctttgattcacttgttagggtctgtcagaatgatcaggctagaaacttttgttttgggaactcattaatatagatggctggggacatagtatacagatatggaatctataccttctcgcaagagattgaatgatggttctcttaagggttgacttttgggattgaaaggttattgagctcaaattcataatttagttatgaattaaccttcactagtagaggcaatggtacttaaggaaacaagagataattaaaagggtaaaacggtaattttattcccgattaattatgaaccattattagagggtcaagttgtatgcaatgattatatcaatggacgctttatgattataaagtactcagtaaatgaaatgtctataattacaagagtgcagtctcatatttatagtggaataatcatgagattaataaattaagattatttaattaaagagtttaattaataatctcaaatttattggagcttggaattataggttcataggtccccatagcggctctatcaacacttttcaaggtaagagatgatatgaagggaaaatagtttgaagacatatttaagaagaaatttgttcttcaggccaaatatgcaattatatgataatagtgattaattaattaattaattacaaattagttgtagttaataaaattaattaatatttaattattatataattttcgaaattatattaaataattaaattaattttcgaaatttaattaaataattaattaattatgattttcgaaattataataaattaaatatttatttttgaaaattttggatttaattaattggtagaattaattaaatatctttatttgagtgggagataatgatctgataagttcaaattggatttgaatttaaaagattaatatttattcaaataattaattatatttgatcattaattaaaaagataattaatttgaattcaaatttgaattagttatcaggttgttagatcttatctgacaaagtaatttgaataaataattaaataacatttgaaaaaccaatatccctagaaattaggaagctacacgttcacacacaatccaggactatgtgtggcgtgtagggccagcttttttcagagatgggattttcaattttatttatttaattaattaattaatggataattcaaaaaattggtttttggattttttcattaatagaataattaattaattaaaaagtaaattgtaaaatggttacagatttattttttaaattttgaatattttctgttaagtatgactgatcagaaaattattcagagaagataagtgaagagagtgagactactttgaacattcgctctgtgaaaaatagaacgatagttttctctccctgaaaataaagaaccaattctcaagcctattctcttgatctcatgagttgagtacatcaagtagaatcacaaataaactatccttcattctctaagtgcctaCACATTTCTttaggtgtagagaacgctttggaagatcttggtgtgagtacgtaggagcggcttggataggaagatcgttctaaatacgaaaagatagcaaggacacttgataggcttcaagaggtatgaattctatccttaccttgattatgattaatgtatgtatattaatggatccgcatatttaaaggtagtttaaatatgttacaaaattttgttgtacactgggccaaccacaccaccattccgctgcgtattaggaaactcgttcctaacagaacgttgccgagaggcgatggcttCGATTGAGACAATGGACGTCAACCAGATCCTAACCCGCGCATTGAATGAGtttgccagtgtaagttatctttttctgTGGAGACAGCCCCTTTTATATTCTACAGTCAATCTAACCTTTGCTCTGATCACAGGAAATTTTAACCCTTACTAACGGTCGGCTCTGCTTGGGTGTCGTCACCTAGTAGTCCAAGTCTTTGGAGCAACGGCACATTGAAGAGCTTAAAGCTACCGAAGCGAAATACGCTGAGCAGCTTGAGgcggtgctcgaggagaagaataaaTTGGCGGCGGAGCtaagggagaagcagactgcTCTGGATAAGGCCATCGAGCAAAAAGAaaacttcaaggagtctaaccgtatCAACTATTGCGAGGCTAAAAATCTCGAGCAGGAGTTGGCTGCGagtagacaagagactacaaccttggagggccgTATCGAGAAGCTTGAACAAGCCAACGCCagtaatttggaaaggtacaagaacaccACGGgtaagtgtttttatgacttctggaaacacaaccaaggggttGATTTCAGTTACCTTCTCGCGAACGCAAGGCATGCCGAGATAGCCCGCTGCGTTGCTCGACTGGCAGGAGAAGAGAGggcaagggtacctgcctcgcccgaaatctccttaGCGACTGGCTTGGATGGGGCGGACAATGAAGCTACAGATGTCGTCAACCAgggcacccctcaagatcctccagcctcgtagtctgtaaaaaaaaaattctcttaatttttcaagtacacggcctacaggtcgtgatgtaaagacacttattTTCCAATTGATATTTATtgttgcatgggcagcttttacttttatttgaacaattacatccgagcagtgactgctcgtggtgtaaaaggatacattttgatattattatatattttcatattattataacatctgttcgcatgactgaacttagcatagtactttggtttggtttaacaaaatacaaaattttgaaaaatactctaagtaccctagcatgctttcacttattttgctcatgtgcttacatacctttcgatatgctttgcttactagataccttacctgccccccaagtgatcgaggagctttaggtccttggtcacttgccttgaccaaaacctgtttgaacaatactgctcggagcaaaataattaaaattgtaatacagcaaaacaacacacgtaatgagcaaatacttgtataaaatacaataattggcaagaatgactggctgcgcacagtcccttatatttctcgtaataaatggacaaagcGTGtgtgtacgagtgatcaaaaagatcttacacttataagcgattagtcacataaaatgaccaaccctttttcattacttgtaaaaagtaaaattaatacaagccaatcctttaaaaaggactgttcattgatagtacttgcgcaggtgttctccattccaatagcaaggaacgagatctccatttaagtgagcaagtttgtaggtgcctgtgtgaaggacttcttcaatctggtatggtccttcccaattaggtctgagtactccagcagcttggtcgcaggtGCTCAGGAAAAATCTTCGAAGTACCAGATCTCCAACACTGAATTTCCTTTCTcgaactttagaattgaaataccgagcgaccttttgctggtacgcagctactcggagttgggcttgctcacgcttctcatcgaccaagtctagggattccatcaatagttggttaTTCGAGCCCTGATCGTACGTGATTCTGCGATGAAAAGGcgaatctaactcaacaggcagcatagcctcatatccataagctaaagagaatgaagtatggcctattgctgttcggtgggaagttttgtacgaccaaaggacttcaggcaattgttctggccatgcccacttagcttcttctagtcttttctttagtgtatcctttagcgttttgttgaccgcttcaacttgtccatttgcttggggatgagcaactgaagaaaagctattgataatgccatgccgtccgcaaaaatccgtgaataaatcactatcgaactgggtgccgttatctgagacgattttccttggcaatccatagcgacaaacgatgttttttatcacaaaatccagcaccttcttggtcgttatggttgcgagaggctcggcttcagcccatttagtgaagtagtcgacggcaaccacagcatacttgacgccgccctttcctgtgggcaaagatccaattagatctatgccccaaactacaaacggccacggactttgcatctgtttaagctcattaggggctgctcatgggattttggagaacctttggcacttgtcgcacctccgcacaaactccatcgagtcttcattcatcgtgggccagaagtatccttgccttagtatcttttttgacaagctttgccccccagcgtggtctccacaaaagccttcgtgtacctctttcatcaattctttggccttttctttcgcaacacatctaaggagtggcattgagtatccccttcagtacaagattccatcgaccaggatatacctagcagcctgtcgctgaagggtcctagctttgtttctgtccgttggtaacacgccttgcgtcagatactctatatatggtgccatccatttatccgccatctggatcaccatagtggtctcctctgcttggatgcttggcattgaTAGCCACTCAACCGGCgctatattcagagtatcagcatccttcgcacttgctaatttggccaaagcatcagtattggaattctggtcgtgaggtacttgctgtaGGCTGTATTTGttgaactgagccaatagatctcttgttttgtttagatagacaaccatctttaaacctcgcgcctggtattctcccatgacttgattaaccactagctgagaatcactgtagatgtcaagcacttttatattcatgcccctggctaaccgcaacccaaggagtaatgcttcatactcggcctcattgttagaagcagtgaagtcaaacctgattgcgcagtgaaatcgatgcccttccggcgttatcaatatcactcctactccagtgtggcactcgttagaagaaccatctgtaaataatttccatgaGGGAGCTTGGCTATGACACTCAGGCTCATTAGGATCTTCAATCCGCTCGCTATCTGTAAGCTTAGTGAATTCTACAATGAAGTCatccagggcttgcccttttattgctgctcgcggcaagtaagatatatcaaaCTGCCTAAGTTCGACCGACCATTTTAGCAATCTAtctgcagcctctggtttttgtagGACTTGTCGTAGAGGTTGGTCGATCAAAATCGTTATTGGAAGGTCGCAGCTTCCTGggggccaaaattaggcaataggctagcttcttgatgggcgggtaccgctgttctgctcccattagccttttgcttacatagtaaatggccttctgcacgccttcctCCTCCCTTACTAAAATGACACTAGTAGCATATTCCGTGATCGCTAGGTAGATgaataaagtttctttatcgaccaactttgacaggatgggtggttgtgccatatgagtttttaatgcttgaaaggcctgcttgcactcctccgtccactcaaaaattttgtttcctctaagtagattaaaaaatggaacgcacttatttgttgacttcgaaatgaatctactaagagcggcaattcttcctgttaaactttgaacatccttaatctttgctggcgatttcatatcgatcagggctttaatcttcttgggattggcttcaattcctctcacgttaactataaatcccaagaacttccctgatcctactccgaaagagcatttaaggggattcagcttcatctgatatttgttcaagatgttgaagcactcctgcaaaccctttatatgcccttctactttcttcaacttgaccagcatgtcatcgacgtagacctccatgtttgtgctgataagttccttaaacatgtggttgactagtcgcaccagcatttttcaaaccgaagggcattactttgtaatagtaaagccttgtatcagttcgaaagctagtgtgatcctcatcaaggggatgcatactaatctgattatacctggagtatgcatccatgaatgagagaatgtCATGTCCTGCGGTGGCGTCGACTtgctggtcgattctagggagtgggaaacaatctttcgggtaagctttattaaggtcggtaaaatccacgcacgtgcaCCATTTGCcgttcggcttgggaactagcatgggatttgagacccacgatggataaaacgccaccctgatgaacccattctccttcaacttttcaacttcttcttttaaggtccttgatctatctttgtcgagcagccttcttttttgtgtttaggacatggctaatgactgcagggtctatcccgaccatgtctttgtgcgaccaggcaaagacttcctggttcctccttaaaaactccaccagtgcttgttttgtcgttgtctctaagtttttaccgactttcacaactctggtcagattttcttcatcgagttggacctcttcaaggtcctcaatgggtccaatttcttcctcaaaatccccaaagtgaggatccaaatccctatcctcactttgggcaacgccctatttggtgacattatcacccgagtgggcctgagcatTAGTTGCCACTCGCAACTCTTTCTCGGgagcatctctcgatacacccttctttgccttggtgatcgaggcattatagcactcccttgcttcccatTGATTCCCTAagatgcatcctacccctgcgtcgatcgggaatttcatggcaaggtgccatatcgaggtgacggctcgtaggtcgaccagaattggtctcccaattacagcattgtatgatgaaggacaataaactactatgaaagtagtgagtaatgtcctattagcaggcgcATTACCTGctataactggaagcctaatcgatcTTGTTGGGGcaagcccttcaccagaaaaaccataaatggtttggttgcatggctccaggtctttgacggacagcttcattctttccagcgaagacttgtataggatgttgaccgaactccctgtatcgaccaacacccttttcaccatcatgttggcaatttgtatgTCTACGACCAGcgaatcggagtgtgggaatcgtacgtgctgagcattgtcatcagagaaggttatcaattcctcctctatacgagccttttttggtgctcgatcttccacactcatcatctcgatgtcctggtcatggcgtagggtttgagcgtatcgttcccttgccttcccactgtctcctgcaagatgcgggcctccgcaaatggtgagtaaagtgcctgccacaggagctggctgtagaggtggcgagcgttggcgtgcaggtgccTGCTCATTTCCACcttgagaccctcctgcggcttgcacatatcttctcaaatgtccctgcctgatcaagaactcaatctcgtctttcaactagttacattcattggtgttgtgcccgtagtcgttgtgaaaatgacagaactttgtcgtatctctcttggagatattgtaatgacccaaaatcactaatatggcttaagggccttgattagtgtgccaggagtgcataattggcttatgtgtgaatttattgatttaatgcatgattacattataagcatgcttgtatgattatataaatgtaaatgtggttaaatgttatatttgtgagaaccacattattatgtgggtaaatctgcagcggccgacttgaggcgatcctagggagctagatagcgggaaagtcacaacagggcctaacgtttgactttggacaagtcaaggggtatttcaggtatcgggtagttatttagattaccaggttatgaaaataaataattggagatatatttgaggttaggaagtctaggtgggaacatTGGGGAactttaccattttgccatcggggacgtttctggtaccccgagctttgggattatctttattgcttaaggatagacttaagaaaattttagaaaatagtGGAACATAAAATAGACCGACCCTCTCcttccttctctttttctctctaaaaggaaaaaaaataatagaacaTAGAATTGAGGCTGGAATTCTGAAGACTAAAGCTgggatttagaggattagctcaaggattgtcaaaggaacttaatcaaggttgaggtaagcattgaatcccattttctgtggttgaaattctatgtttttgagtgtgttctaagaggttttgggtttgtggatttgaagattaaattgaagctagaaccttggaagttagcccagAAATCTCTTAAAGGAGTGGTTCTGTAGTTGAGGTAAGCTCGAATTcaaggtttaatggctgaattatagtgtttccatggctgggttttgtgttcttgagttagatagtttcagtgattgaaataggattttgatgggtttctagtctaggttttagctgggttatgttgctggaatcttgtgggaagtttttgggtaGTTGAGTTGTGaaattggggtagttttggataagtttgcatgaggtttgagagtcaaaaatggaggtttttctgggttcgaaggggtcgggtcgtggcatagttcttggtgagccgtaGCCCTACGAAGTTGATGtctgctgaggaaggagggcgggccgcggcatggtttgagtagggtcgcggcccgtgtttgtttttgggcattgggaggcctctggttggggccatgccgcggcatgggtagctaatgccgcggcccttaaaagcttttgggattttgagattctaggcttgggaatttaacctagggtgctcgggattgaatcttttaccatgtttggtgaagttcaatgttccgaagactagaactttgtctagaagctcttttaagattgttgatggtatcatttatcttggttgtgactaggcgctaagctagggctcggggatcggatcgcgctcaaggagcatcgctcgtagctagtacacttggaagccaaaggtaagaaaactgcacccagttatgtatttgtaatgggactaagggttccctaatatgtatgctttgaaaggatggtattatgccatgtaaacagtaaaccaacgacctaagagtgccaaaggttacactagcgcacagggtgcggctcggccactggtagccgaggacagcttattatgcactgagctcggtttaagcgggccggagtcagtggggtaaacaaagggtgcggcctaagttgtcggccctagttattatgtgactTGACTGTTActaatgattggttgcatctttgattccgattacatgctatgtgtttaatgtggaatgttaagtgtttgatcgtgcttaaaggattattctcttgttatgattgttgagatgtgtattatgttttcttgctgggccttggctcacgggtgctacg
The genomic region above belongs to Humulus lupulus chromosome 1, drHumLupu1.1, whole genome shotgun sequence and contains:
- the LOC133822415 gene encoding uncharacterized protein LOC133822415, producing MDSENVFDIYSAPEAPEAPSSKKKTSKRHPRESSQTPQAKKARTAGPPADGPSTNVTPPPSPHKQQTPPAPAGSTPSPPAPTNQTQQAGSASTGGDISSRALRQVRDRVAKILKRERVGNVP